One segment of Mycolicibacterium baixiangningiae DNA contains the following:
- a CDS encoding sucrase ferredoxin, with amino-acid sequence MTIGRRPPCSDQSLLREDPMYGTASAGSSWVLLELSGGWGSSAFLQSPAVIDPVLGRAIVRRVEAAGMRIAAIRRHGRRTGAPRWRWFVARSGVGSEALYCGEADGPQGYLDLALDGSDGAPTADPVVAVCAHGRHDQCCAVRGRGAIAGITAAYPEMAWECSHLGGDRFAATMLILPEGLCYGRVDSTDAAELVDRYLDGRVDNRYLRGRTSLPHAVQAAQYFTREKYGDDRIASLSPLAVEHTDTRHRVVLDGDAGPVEVLLEEGWSEPLLSQCHAKVPGRVKIYHLVSMAPA; translated from the coding sequence ATGACCATTGGGAGGCGGCCACCGTGCAGTGACCAGTCGCTGCTGCGCGAGGACCCGATGTACGGCACCGCCTCCGCCGGCTCGTCGTGGGTGCTGCTCGAATTGTCCGGCGGCTGGGGATCTTCGGCGTTCCTGCAGTCCCCGGCGGTGATCGATCCGGTTCTCGGGCGCGCAATCGTGCGCCGCGTCGAGGCGGCAGGCATGCGCATCGCGGCCATCCGCCGCCATGGCCGCCGGACCGGGGCCCCGCGGTGGCGGTGGTTCGTGGCCCGTTCCGGCGTCGGCAGCGAGGCACTCTACTGCGGGGAGGCCGACGGCCCGCAGGGTTATCTCGACCTCGCGCTGGACGGGTCCGACGGCGCCCCGACCGCCGATCCGGTGGTGGCGGTGTGCGCGCACGGCAGACACGACCAGTGCTGCGCGGTGCGCGGACGCGGCGCGATCGCGGGCATCACCGCGGCGTATCCCGAGATGGCTTGGGAATGTTCACATCTGGGCGGCGACCGCTTCGCGGCGACGATGCTCATCCTGCCCGAGGGGCTGTGTTACGGGCGGGTGGACTCGACCGACGCCGCCGAACTGGTCGACCGATATCTCGACGGCCGAGTGGACAACCGCTACCTGCGGGGCCGTACGTCGCTGCCCCATGCGGTGCAGGCCGCGCAGTACTTCACCCGCGAGAAGTACGGCGACGACCGCATCGCGAGCCTGTCACCGCTGGCCGTCGAGCACACCGACACCCGCCACCGGGTGGTGCTCGACGGCGACGCAGGCCCGGTCGAGGTGCTCCTCGAGGAGGGCTGGTCCGAACCGCTGCTGTCGCAGTGCCACGCGAAAGTACCTGGCCGCGTGAAGATCTACCACTTGGTGTCGATGGCACCGGCCTGA
- a CDS encoding nuclear transport factor 2 family protein has product MRGKGLVGGTEGLGLSFNSWLHIEGHATVTIKGDTAHSVTPHLHMHASRDGASNTVAVGYWHDDWIRSAEGWRISFRRVEDLFIQTFPVVETPPMLSGLAPAPAI; this is encoded by the coding sequence ATGCGCGGCAAAGGCCTGGTGGGTGGAACCGAGGGGCTTGGGCTCAGCTTCAACTCCTGGCTCCACATCGAAGGGCATGCGACCGTCACCATCAAGGGCGACACCGCCCACTCGGTTACACCGCACCTGCATATGCACGCCAGCAGAGACGGGGCGAGCAACACTGTTGCCGTTGGCTATTGGCATGACGACTGGATTCGCAGCGCCGAGGGGTGGAGAATTTCATTCCGCCGTGTCGAGGATCTGTTCATACAGACCTTCCCCGTCGTCGAGACGCCTCCGATGCTTTCTGGACTCGCTCCAGCCCCGGCCATCTAG
- a CDS encoding acyl-CoA dehydrogenase family protein has translation MPGRPEFDLYSLPKEHLALREAIRSLAEKDIEPYAAEVDEDARFPAEAHRALVGSGFHAPHVPDVYGGEGADAVATCIVIEEIARVCASSSLITAVNKLGTMGLMLDGSEELKSVVLPDVARGALASYALSEREAGSDAAAMRTRARLDGDHWVLNGVKAWITNGGESTWYTVVAVTDAAAGPRGISAFMVRSDDHGFTVGPLERKLGIKGSPTAELYFEDCAIPSSRIIGEPGDGFKTALRTLDHTRPTIGAQAVGIAQGALDKTIQYVKERRQFGSAISGFQGVQFMLADMAMKVEAARAMVYTAAARAERGENGLSFISAAAKCFASDTAMQVTTDAVQLFGGAGYTRDFPVERMMRDAKITQIYEGTNQIQRVVMARALLQ, from the coding sequence ATGCCCGGTCGACCGGAGTTCGATCTTTACTCATTGCCAAAAGAGCACCTGGCGTTGCGCGAGGCGATCCGTTCGCTGGCCGAGAAGGACATCGAACCGTACGCCGCGGAGGTCGATGAAGACGCGCGGTTTCCTGCCGAGGCGCACCGAGCGCTGGTCGGGTCGGGGTTCCACGCCCCCCATGTGCCTGATGTCTACGGTGGTGAGGGCGCCGACGCGGTGGCGACATGCATTGTGATCGAGGAGATCGCCCGGGTGTGCGCGTCATCATCGTTGATAACCGCGGTTAACAAGCTCGGCACGATGGGATTGATGCTGGACGGGAGTGAGGAGCTCAAGTCGGTGGTGCTGCCCGACGTAGCTCGCGGTGCGCTTGCGTCGTATGCACTCTCGGAGCGAGAGGCCGGCTCGGATGCCGCTGCCATGCGGACCCGGGCTCGTTTGGATGGTGATCACTGGGTGTTGAACGGGGTGAAGGCATGGATCACCAACGGCGGTGAGTCGACCTGGTACACCGTTGTGGCCGTCACCGACGCCGCTGCGGGGCCGCGTGGTATTTCGGCCTTCATGGTCCGTAGCGATGACCATGGCTTCACAGTCGGTCCTCTAGAGCGAAAGCTAGGCATCAAGGGATCTCCGACGGCGGAGCTCTATTTCGAGGACTGCGCCATTCCCTCAAGCCGCATCATCGGCGAGCCGGGTGACGGCTTCAAGACCGCATTGCGAACGTTGGATCACACCCGACCCACGATCGGCGCGCAGGCCGTCGGCATCGCGCAAGGCGCCCTCGACAAGACGATTCAATATGTCAAGGAACGCCGGCAATTCGGTTCGGCTATCAGCGGCTTCCAAGGTGTGCAGTTCATGCTCGCGGATATGGCGATGAAGGTCGAGGCTGCACGCGCAATGGTGTACACCGCTGCCGCGCGGGCTGAGCGGGGGGAGAACGGACTTTCCTTCATTTCGGCGGCCGCGAAGTGCTTCGCCTCCGACACCGCGATGCAGGTGACTACCGATGCGGTGCAGCTGTTCGGAGGAGCCGGATATACGCGCGATTTCCCCGTCGAGCGGATGATGCGCGATGCCAAGATCACCCAAATATACGAAGGTACCAACCAGATTCAGCGTGTGGTCATGGCACGCGCACTGCTGCAGTGA
- a CDS encoding helix-turn-helix domain-containing protein, with product MVDEVSAIAETVTRSIRSAQPVYVVIPEPEHRAAVALQVLNRLHALSEQRGLSSSELAAATDLAAERAAGGVPIDALIAAYQVADAEIWRILVGRSTPPMIPLLPRIGTLMFEAIRETTTVMAGAHSRVARAIDGDRITLAHQFLECVEDPEQRAAASVIAARLRLDPRGDFVGLVWLPGPGVTEFSAHRSVLTLPPHLAADVVSRTVAGGRLEMVTQAGRLLEIVTQGPTEGTLAGRWGVGLARHGLAGAAESLGDARLAFSCTSTQRPVRLFERDWHEAILLAERDRLHALLAAAVEVAQANPHLAETVLAFAEADMSIAAAALAVHLHANSVTYRLDRWSQLTRLDVRSFIGLSQSVIACRLAAVD from the coding sequence ATGGTGGACGAGGTGTCCGCAATAGCGGAGACCGTCACGAGATCCATCCGCAGTGCCCAGCCGGTGTACGTGGTCATCCCGGAACCGGAACACCGCGCCGCTGTCGCACTACAGGTCCTCAACAGACTGCACGCGCTGTCCGAGCAACGAGGGCTGAGCTCATCCGAGCTGGCGGCGGCCACGGATCTTGCTGCCGAGCGGGCCGCCGGTGGGGTACCCATCGATGCGTTGATCGCTGCCTATCAGGTGGCCGATGCCGAGATCTGGCGAATACTGGTCGGTCGATCGACACCACCGATGATTCCGCTGCTGCCCCGCATCGGCACACTCATGTTCGAGGCGATCCGGGAGACGACCACGGTGATGGCGGGCGCCCACAGTAGGGTTGCCCGGGCCATCGACGGCGACAGAATCACTCTGGCTCACCAGTTCCTGGAGTGCGTGGAGGATCCCGAGCAACGAGCGGCGGCATCGGTCATCGCAGCCCGGCTACGGCTCGATCCGCGGGGCGATTTTGTCGGGCTGGTCTGGCTGCCCGGGCCGGGCGTCACGGAGTTCTCGGCGCATCGGAGCGTGCTGACGCTACCGCCGCACCTCGCGGCCGACGTGGTCAGTCGAACGGTGGCGGGCGGTCGGCTGGAGATGGTCACGCAGGCTGGGAGGCTCCTGGAGATTGTGACCCAGGGCCCGACCGAGGGAACGCTGGCAGGGCGTTGGGGAGTCGGATTGGCGCGCCACGGCTTGGCTGGCGCAGCGGAGAGCCTCGGCGATGCTCGACTGGCGTTCAGCTGCACGTCCACCCAGCGTCCGGTTCGCCTTTTTGAGCGCGACTGGCATGAGGCGATCCTGTTGGCTGAACGAGATCGGCTCCACGCGTTGCTGGCGGCGGCGGTGGAGGTGGCCCAGGCCAATCCCCACCTGGCCGAGACGGTGCTGGCGTTCGCGGAGGCGGATATGTCGATTGCAGCAGCGGCCCTCGCCGTCCATTTGCACGCCAACAGTGTCACCTACCGACTCGACCGCTGGTCTCAGCTCACCAGGCTGGACGTACGTTCGTTCATCGGGCTATCGCAGTCAGTCATCGCCTGCCGCCTGGCCGCCGTTGACTAG